ccaggttatgctggaaagctgaccgggttatgccagaaaagaaaaagggtcctcgggttatgccagaaaagaaaaagggttatGCCAATGAGAAGagaaaaaaggtccctgggttatgccagggagggcCACGGGTTATgtcaggagaaaagaaaaaggtccgcgggttatgccaaggaggtccacgggttatgccgggataaaagaaaaaaggtctttgggttatgtcagggaggtccacgggttatgccgggataaaagaaaaaaggtccttgggttatgccagggaggtccacgagttatgccaggataaaaaaaaggtctttgggttatggcaaggagaaaaggaaaaagatcctcgagttatgccggggaggtccacgggttatgccggggaaaagaagaaaaaaaaaggtccttgggttatgccagggaggtccacgggttatgccaggataaaaagaaaaaaggtccttgggttatgccagggaggtccacggattatgctggggaggtccacggattatgctggggaggtccacgggttatgccggggatcaaCTAGGAATGGGGACCTATGTTGGAAAGGATGCAGCTAGAGATTGGAGGCTCCATGCTACCatgattttaaatttttcttcttcttcttcttcttcttcttcttcttcttcttcttcttcttcctcctcttcttcttctttttttatttcataaaaacgaataaaaatgcaggaaagattTTGGAAGAGACTTCCCTTTCAGATCGATTATTGCTGCAAAGCTATTTCTAGCCCTTGTGCAGTttccttttggttgcacctgcttcttgcaaggttgctttggattgcaccagTTTCCTGTTAagcaattgttagtttgaaatggtggttggttttgcggccttgattgttttgattacttgatctcggcccaacatTCTTGGTTAGAACCCATGTTGTTTGCTGgtttttctgaagattgatctcttTCCTAAACTGAGGGACTcaacttttcaaaaatttatCGTGATGGCTTTCCCGTATGGGGCTTTGGTCCTTTCACTTTATTTTTCCTTTAGGGGTTTTGCCTTGGCTTcctttcattttcaataacttAGGTTTCAGAGCATCCGCCGTCATGGCCAGTCGGGGTCGACTTGATGCACTCGCTGAGGCTGGGCACTTTCTTTGGACCTGGCTTTTATTAAGCGggaccctgtaaaaccaatctttccaccttttctttgtattagttttggaaacaaagttagaccgaaagggattcaaggaaaaataAACAAAGGACAAAAAAATGGATTTAAAGAGAGGTGTCCCTTTCagggaggaaagaaggacttatctgggggtgcatgcagacttcataGACATGACATTTTTCTTGGACTGGGTGCCCGATCCGCACACACTATCTCGACTTCTCATAAACCACATTGCGACCCGTGtttcaaaatcgagaaaccttgccaggactcatTCAATACTaatggtggtgagggattttttcttttcgatcaacgacgccctttgcgggtttttgccAATCGACATCTCTCGTTTCTCTTCTTACCattgccttatagtgctctttcacgagttttcactaacaagactctctcatttcaatttctctaCTCACCACCGACTTATGGTGcccgtgggttttcaccaataagactctctcattttatttctctcatcttggtTGCATGGGATCCAAACAACTGCGTTCTCTAATTTTGAAAACCTTTTgcagattgatcggaaggacttgaacaaggtttgggtaaaaagaatttgatcgaattacaactttggaacctttcaggtgGGATCATCACcgaccattataacatctgccccagtttcacttttggggaaaactagatttttattttgttgtgactgaaccccagagagaggctgtctatgtatcctttcggaatcaagtcgaacgtagttcaaggaaAACATTTTTTTTGAGATTACAAGCATCTTCAAGTTCCAAATAGGGTAACGAAAGAAAAGTAACAGGCTCAAAAGGTTTGCAAATGATTGGAATGTTTAGGGTAGCGAGAATAAAAGGCTTCGTCATTCTAATCAGACAATGTTATTGCTGCAGAAGGTTTAGacgtaatatcttttgactgcatccgcattcataGCTGTTTTAAGGTCATTCCCTTCAATGTCTTCCAGATACAATGTCCCTTTTGGAAACAACTTTCGGATAATGTATGGACCTTTACTGGTtgggagcaaattttcctttggcttcctAATGATGGGGGAGAATACGCCTCAAAACGAGTTGtcccacttcaaaatttctaggccgcacttttttgttgtaggcacgggccattctttgttgatacaactacccgtggcagactgcggccatttgtttttcatcgatcaaggtcaactgttccaaacgggttttgacccactcactgtcttcaatttcagcctCAATAATGATCcgaagagaagggatttcaactttcgcgggtattacggcttcagtgccataaaccaaaagttATGGGGTTGCTCTGACCGATGTGCGCACaatagtgcgataccccaacaatgcaaaaggcaacttttcatgccactgcatggaactttgaatcatcttcctcaaaatctttttgatgttcttatttgctgcttcgacagcaccattggctttaggccgataaggagtagagttccgatgcgttattttgaattgttcgcatatctctcccatcaaatgactattcaagtttgcagcattatctgtgatgatggTCGCAGGGATACCGAAATGgcagataagattggagtgcacgaaatctaccacaactttcttggtaaCAGATTTGAGTGTGATTGCTTCAACCTACattgtgaaatagtcgatggcgaccagtatgaatctgtgtccatttgaagctttcggctcaatcggcccaatgacatccatgccccaagcaacgaatgaccaaggtgctgacatgggatgtAGTTCTATaggtggtgcatgaatcaaatcaccgtgcacctggcattgatgacatttccgaacgaaactgaagcagtctttttccataatcatccaataataacccgctcgaaggattttctttgctaaaacatacccgttcatgtggggtccgcacactcctgcgtgcacttcatacatgattcttccggctTCTTCGGCGTCcacacatcttaacaaattgaggtccggggtccttttgtacaagacattaccactcaagaagaaaccacttgtgtgccgtctaatggttctcgtttggtctccactggcttacTGGGGGTATTCtttagttttcaaaaatcttttgatgtcatgataccatgttTGAACATTTGGTTCTGCCTCAACCGTATTACAGTAGTCGTGCCTTTCCctaatttggatttccaagggattaATGCGGGCATTACCTGGGTATGGAAACATCGAGGCTAAAGGGGCAAGGGCATAAGCTAGTTCATTGTGGCaacgagggatgtacctgaactctattgatttgaatcgcttgccaagatcttccacatgttgcctataaGGATTATtgacatctcgggtttcccattctccttgagcttgtaGGATAATTagatccgagtctcccatgattaacagttcttcgacatcttggtcgatttCCATGTTCATACCTAtaatgcaggcttcgtactcgacAGTGTTGTTCGTGTAGAAGAACCAAAGTCGGgttgtggctggataatgctgaccagtgggtgagatcaagattgctcCAATTAcaacaccttttgcgtttactgccccatcaaagaacattttccaagcattggtgtcttcggatattgcctcaactgaatttacctcttcgtccgggaagtaggtgctcaaaggttggtattcatcatcaatcGGGTTTTAGCCAggtgatctgctaacgcctgggctttcattgctgtgcgagtgacatagactatgtcaaattcagtgagtAGGATCTACCACTTTGCTAACCTTCCAGTGGGTattggcttctggaatatgtattttaaGGGATCCAATATGGTATgagaggtaagtggtgtaggcttgcagataatgcctcagcttctgagcgacccaagttaaagtgcaacaagttctttccaataaagtgtacttggcttcataactggtaaacttcttgctcagatagtaaatggcctgctctttcttttcggtcacatcatgttgcttgaggacacaaccaaaagaattttccaagactgtcagatacaagaacagaggcctccctggcttaggtgggaccaagactAGCGAATTTgacaaatattccttgattttgtcaacagcttcttgacattcgtctgtccatttaattgctgcatctttctttaacatcttgaaaatgggttcacatgtagatgtcagctgggcaatgaatcggctgatgtagttcaatcttctCAACAAGCTCATagcatctttcttggttcttggaggaggcaaatcccgaatagactttatctttgttgggtctaactcgatgcctctccgattgactatgaatcccaagagtttgtCGGACGgtaccccaaatgcgcacttggctgggttcagctttaGATCATATTTACGtagccgctcaaagaattttctcaaatcctaAACATGGTCATCCTGGGTCCTGGACTTGATGATCACgttgtccacatacacctctatctcttgatgcatcatatcatgaaaaatggcagtcatgtccctcatgtaagttgccccagtatTCTTCAGACCGAACAACATAACCCTGTAACAGTatgtgccccagggtgtggtaaaagctgtcttttctgcatcctcttcatccatcaactcatggtgatatcctgcgtaacaatccacaaaggactgtatctcatgtttggcgtagttatcaacaaggatgtggatgttccgcaaagggaagttatccttaggacttgctttgttcaaatctctgtaatccacacacactcgggttttttgtctttctttggcactagaATGACATTGGCTAGCCATGTGGTATAtcgaaccactcggatcacccccgctttcaactgtttcgtgacttcttctttgatcttatcactgatatcaattttaaactttctttgcttttgctggacagggggataatcggggtaagtcggcaacttatgaaccaccaaatcaacacttaggcctagcatgtcatcatatgaccaagcaaacacatctttgtactcaaacaagaATTGGATTAATGCATCCCGAGTTTTtccatctgtgtgaatgcttatcttggattccctgatttcttcagaactacccaaattaaccggctcagtatcatttaagtttggcttaggtttattctcaaattgttccaattctcgatttatttccctaaaagcttcttcttcatcatattacggatcttggttcattatttcacaattagacaacGTGTTTGAATCTGGGCAGGAAGtccacaagcatgtcatgttatttaaagccgcattattagaactgaaaagaagaaaataagaaaaaaagtaacaaaatcagaaagaatagagagatgaacgatgaaatattgatttcatttcattgaacttgaagataacagggtttacgtTGGAAATTAAAAGACggaaaactaaagaaaacatccgagttacaccctggaataactcaTGATGCAGAAAAAATGGCAAgacaggtctaccgggactcccgcctgattgggaatggcatagccttccaattttgtagCTTGGCATTTGGTCCCATGTATAGCACCTCAGtggtgcttgagccttcccctggttggaccatgtgggtttcatacagtatcttcctcatagccccacagatttcttcaatttcttcgactgtaaaggcctcatcttcctcttcctcattgtatttAGGCTTGACAAATATTCTATACAGATGCGGAATCGGCTGAGGTAAGACCCAAACATCATTCTTTCTTTCATCTGCCCATTTTACATCAGCTAGCGTGGGTAGGAagcctaccccaaagaacttCTCACTGGCAGTCAGGGTGATAGGTTCAGCTATTCCTTGCATTGATTTCCCGAGCCCCTTCCCAGGTTtgtaaccatgcctgatcatttctttagcaaccatgattgatgcatttgAAAGGAAGGGTTGAGGGCAAGGGCTTCCTTCTTCACACTGGTCTACGACCACAATCTCGAAAGCCTGATAGACTATGTGTTCACTcccctctcttgcttcaagacacGGGACTGATGGGTCCTGATAAATcgattgctcatcttccccatgaaCCAAAATCTCCTGATCCTTATGTTCGAACTTCagcatctggtggagagtagaaggcacAGTCCCCGTTGCGTGAATCCACGGCCTTCCCAAGAGAAAATTGTAGGAAGTATCCATGTCCAAAACCTGGAAGTTCACTTCGAAGTCTACCGAGCCGATAGTCAGGATCAGATCAATCTCTCATATTGTATCCCTCTTTATGCCATCAAAGGCACGCAAACAGATGTTGTTGGGTCTGATTCTCTCAGTACCGATTTCCATACGCTGCAGAGTTGAGAGTGGGCAAATATCTACCCTAGAACCACTATCTAACATGACCCTTTTCACATAATACCCTTCGCATTTGACTGTCAGgtgaagggctttgttgtgtgcgGTCCCTTCCGGGGGCAGATCACTCTTGCTGAAAGATATTTGATTGATTTCATAAAacctttctgccatcctctccaACTGTTCTACAGTGGTTTCAATGGGTACATATGCTTCGTTAAGAGTTTTGATCAATACCTTTTGATGTTCAGTGGAGTTCATCAACAAAGATAACAGAGAGACTTGAGCAGGAGACTTTCGAAGCTGGTCGATTATTTCGTAATCTTCCATTCTCATTTTTTGAAAGAACGCCTCTGCTTCTTCAGCACTCACCGGCTTCTTAGGTGGGAAATGCTTTTTCGTGGCGTTATTCACCTCCTCCAAATTGAAGTACTTCTCGACCTGACTATTTTCCTGAACTTCTACCGATATCTCTTTGCCTTTGTAGGTCACTACTGATTTGTTATAGTTCCATGGCACAACGGTGGGATCCGTCATAGGCCTTTGTGGCGCGCGGTCAATAACTGCGGGCTTACTCAGCCTTGGTGGAATTATTGGCCCCCGCGTCACGTAGGCccccttgggcacatacatttaAGCTCTCTTGTTTACCTCAAACCTTCTAGGAGGACTCAACAACATCTATTCTTTCTTGCGGCCTCGAGGGACATAGAGAACGACATCCTGGGAGGGCGCTGCCCCAATTTCAACTTCCACTTTCTTTTCCGTCTTCTGAGGGGTGGTTTTGCTCTTTTTCTCGCCCTTGTCTTGTTTTGCAACAACTTTTGGCTTCTTTTCCATATCGGCTatggcaatgatggctttcaaggCTTGGTCAAACTCCTTATcttcataaatcattccaataaccggTCCGTTATTGTGAGCCGGTAGTGGATTATTGGTTACATTAGGAAtatcttcgtcccttagcactattatCTTTTGTTCTATCAGATCTTCCACAGCCCTCTTTAAGGTCCAACAATTTTCTATATCATGCCCCCTCTAACCCTGAATGATAGGCACACCGGGTGCAATGTTGTTAAGAGGGTGATTCTAGGTTTTGCTTATTCGGGGGTACAGGTTGCagcaaacccatttggaccaattttgGGAATAGGCTAGAATAAGactcaccaatgggtgtgaagttTGTTTTCCTTAGAGGCTCCCGGGCACGGAAGTTtttttgtggaggtcggggattatagtGAGCTTGGTAAGGAGGTTTATTTCTAGGAAGTGGATCTCTGTTCTGGttaaattgttgttgtggcctgaCATAGGGTTGGGCATTCATCACTGTGTATGGCTGAGGAACATAAGCTACATCTTGGTagggatagtagtgttgcgggATTCTTTCAGAGAAAAGAGATGTGGGTGGATGGGGTTTTCTTGCACTCGAAGTTGCCGttgatgtttcttcctttttctttcgatttgcTACTCCTCCAAACTCACCCTagatggcttgggaggtagcccttatagcagactgactcaagattcaCCCTGTTTTCAACCCATTATCAACCATTTTACCGATTTTGATGGCTTTGGCAAATAGCTTACCCATcacagacatcatgttttgataataatcggcctcttgggcttgaaggaagACCGTAACCATTTAAATTTcgtccatgggaggctttaccctggaggcTTGCTCACGCCACTTGACAgcgtactctcggaagctttcaGAGGACTTCTTCTTTATATTTGTCAATGAGTTTCTGTCCGGgtcaatgtcgatgttgtattgaaactgcctgacaaagtCCCGAGCTAGGTCATCCCAGATATGCCAACGGGATatatcttggtccatataccattctgacgCGATGCCGACCAAACTCTCTCTGAAGTAGGCCATGAGGAACTCTTCTTTTCTGCCCActccccgcaactggttgcaataccttttgaggtgggcaaGGGGATCCCCatgcccatcatatttctcaaactttggggttttgaaacctaAGGGTAGATGTACATgtgggaacatgcataggtcagCATAAGATACGCTCTTTTGCCTACTTAGACTTTGTATATTCTTGATGCTCTGCTCTATGCTTCTCATTTTTCTTGTAATCTTCTCTTGTTCAGGGGTTTTTGCAATTTTCTCCTGCTCTACGGTAAACTCGTACCGAGGAGGCTGAGGATAAGCACTAGTAGCAAACTGGGTTGGTTCCAttgggaaagatggtgcttgaatGGTGAAAGAGGATGGATCGAAGCTAGGCCTAAGTAgggtaggctgtgccgtagctgagCAAAGTGgcgcagtgaatatgtttgaagctgCACCTAAAGTTAACACCTAGGGGAGAGCCTCAGAAAGTGTTCCCACAAAGTTGGCAAaaatggtaggatatcccagtggggtGTGTGGATAACTTATGGgaatgttggaggtcccacttgccctgggaaaaagctcaggaaatccagggattgcacttggtggTTCTTTTCTGTTTGCctaggcgtcccacatttccatcatgtgGAGACGCAAAAATCTATTTTCCTCGGCAGCTGCCGATTCTGAAATTGGGATGCCTGAGATCGAACTCTCATCCgcaataggaactgttggcaaagtcatttccgaagacatttcaacgcttcctttcgacctcgtgaagtatggatgCGAAGCTAGACTACTACAAAACCAACCACATTACTATAAAACCTGGACTtaacagtagacaacaaaccagtcagtttgaagcaaataacacatagataatcgcacgttgggggtgtgatgcacctatacagttaaatgtgtttctacgtgttttgcaacggttgcatgtttcatcccggctttaCTTATTTTTTCCCGTTTTTCTCTACTTTCCACTTTACAattttccactcttttctttccatctcttttcttgctctttttttttctcatttttcttttgacttttcttcggctctcttttctttctttttaggtTTTTATTTTCACATCATTCTCTTATTTGGGTTATTTACAAAATCATGACCGGATCCagtgaggattgcctacgtatcacgatgctgcatgaatcagatcattacgcaGTTCAAGGAAataaatgcggaaaataaagaaataatttttttggggaattttcgattttcattaataaaaactcctaaactttctattacaaaagacttcaaaATACTCATTTTCTTGGAATATAAAACTACGAACAGACTCAAAATAGACcgaaatacagactcgataaaTGAAAAATCAGGAATACATCAAGGCTTCGATTCCtagggcccgtgggacatcattcggtctcgccacgggcctacgtgcgagatccccttgaagccgctccaaatcattcattatctggcggacaaataTCATCACTGCAGCAAAGAAAGTGGTTCgagtcatgtcttcacatgcttggcatttcatgacgatgtagtcagcTATGACTCTAACCCTCTCTCAAACAATACCCTTTTCCGGAAGCAAGTGCCCGATTtgctgattccgggcttctaGCACCTGAGTGTCATGCTGGCTTTAATTCTTCAattgttgcatatcttcctccatCTGGGacatcaaagcataacaatgttccctatcgGCTTTAAAGTTCCTAGCCTGTTTGTCTGCCTCATTTTCAAGGGTGGTTagctttctcttcaaattggtGATTGTCCCCTCATAATTTCTTTTCCATTGTTGCACAAACTGTGCCCGCCCTTCTGCATTCTTTGCCAATTGTGCTAGGACTTTTGCTAGGCTGACCtcagatttttctaggtcatcttgatacTCAAGTACTTTCTTTCTCAGACTACTTATAAGCCTTCcatccgctcggcttctttctGGGTTTCTAGCAGCTGTTCTCATTTTCTGGacttgagctttgagggcttcattttcctgagttagccttttcttttccccttcatctgcgaTAGCCTGAATACTATtgccaaatttgaggtccctgatttgtccctctaatttacttattttggccctatagctttcttcttttgccaaccaaccCCACTGCTCATGTGAGTCGATAGTGAATTGTTGAACATGTGGTCGCTTAGCAGGTCTCTCAGGAATCTGAAATC
This genomic stretch from Nicotiana sylvestris chromosome 9, ASM39365v2, whole genome shotgun sequence harbors:
- the LOC138878086 gene encoding uncharacterized protein, with the protein product MFFDGAVNAKGVVIGAILISPTGQHYPATTRLWFFYTNNTVEYEACIIGMNMEIDQDVEELLIMGDSDLIILQAQGEWETRDVNNPYRQHVEDLGKRFKSIEFRYIPRCHNELAYALAPLASMFPYPGNARINPLEIQIRERHDYCNTVEAEPNVQTWYHDIKRFLKTKEYPQ
- the LOC138878087 gene encoding uncharacterized protein — encoded protein: MEPTQFATSAYPQPPRYEFTVEQEKIAKTPEQEKITRKMRSIEQSIKNIQSLSRQKSVSYADLCMFPHVHLPLGFKTPKFEKYDGHGDPLAHLKRYCNQLRGVGRKEEFLMAYFRESLVGIASEWYMDQDISRWHIWDDLARDFVRQFQYNIDIDPDRNSLTNIKKKSSESFREYAVKWREQASRRAVEDLIEQKIIVLRDEDIPNVTNNPLPAHNNGPVIGMIYEDKEFDQALKAIIAIADMEKKPKVVAKQDKGEKKSKTTPQKTEKKVEVEIGAAPSQDVVLYVPRGRKKE